In Anopheles gambiae chromosome 2, idAnoGambNW_F1_1, whole genome shotgun sequence, a single window of DNA contains:
- the LOC133391222 gene encoding histone H4, with amino-acid sequence MTGRGKGGKGLGKGGAKRHRKVLRDNIQGITKPAIRRLARRGGVKRISGLIYEETRGVLKVFLENVIRDAVTYTEHAKRKTVTAMDVVYALKRQGRTLYGFGG; translated from the coding sequence ATGACTGGAAgaggaaagggaggaaaaggtCTGGGTAAAGGAGGAGCCAAGCGTCACCGAAAAGTGCTCCGGGATAACATCCAGGGCATTACCAAGCCCGCCATCCGCCGTTTGGCTCGGCGCGGAGGAGTGAAACGAATCTCCGGTCTCATCTACGAGGAAACCCGTGGCGTCCTGAAAGTATTTCTGGAGAATGTGATTCGTGATGCGGTCACTTACACTGAACACGCCAAGCGTAAGACCGTCACCGCTATGGATGTGGTGTATGCTCTGAAGCGTCAGGGCCGCACTCTGTACGGTTTTGGAGGTTAA
- the LOC133392080 gene encoding uncharacterized protein LOC133392080 yields MARTKQTARKSTGGKAPRKQLATKAARKSAPATGGVKKPHRYRPGTVALREIRRYQKSTELLIRKLPFQRLVREIAQDFKTDLRFQSSAVMALQEASEAYLVGLFEDTNLCAIHAKRVTIMPKDIQLARRIRGERKVKGKAKSRSNRAGLQFPVGRIHRLLRKGNYAERVGAGAPVYLAAVMEYLAAEVLELAGNAARDNKKTRIIPRHLQLAIRNDEELNKLLSGVTIAQGGVLPNIQAVLLPKKTEKKSAALTLQSIHHIHSGDGLTLGVFSSSLRAQRNLRSRSEMARTKQTARKSTGGKAPRKQLATKAARKSAPATGGVKKPHRYRPGTVALREIRRYQKSTELLIRKLPFQRLVREIAQDFKTDLRFQSSAVMALQEASEAYLVGLFEDTNLCAIHAKRVTIMPKDIQLARRIRGERA; encoded by the exons ATGGCTCGTACCAAGCAAACCGCTCGTAAATCGACTGGAGGTAAGGCTCCTCGCAAGCAGCTGGCCACCAAGGCTGCTCGTAAAAGTGCCCCGGCCACCGGAGGAGTGAAGAAGCCGCATCGTTACCGTCCGGGAACGGTGGCCCTCCGAGAAATCCGTCGCTACCAGAAGTCGACCGAGCTGCTCATCCGCAAGCTGCCCTTCCAGCGCTTGGTGCGTGAGATCGCCCAGGACTTCAAGACTGATCTCCGCTTTCAAAGCTCAGCTGTGATGGCGCTGCAGGAAGCCAGCGAGGCGTATCTGGTTGGTCTGTTCGAAGACACGAATCTGTGCGCCATCCACGCCAAGCGCGTCACCATCATGCCCAAGGACATCCAGCTGGCCCGTCGCATCCGCGGAGAGC gaaaggTAAAGGGAAAGGCAAAGTCCCGTTCCAACCGTGCCGGTCTTCAGTTCCCCGTTGGCCGTATTCATCGTCTCCTGCGCAAGGGTAACTATGCCGAGCGCGTCGGTGCCGGAGCACCCGTGTATCTGGCAGCCGTCATGGAATACTTGGCCGCTGAAGTGCTTGAGTTGGCCGGAAACGCTGCTCGTGACAACAAGAAGACGCGCATCATCCCGCGTCATCTGCAGCTGGCCATCCGCAACGACGAGGAGTTGAACAAGCTGCTGTCCGGAGTAACCATCGCTCAGGGTGGTGTGCTGCCCAACATTCAGGCCGTGCTGCTGCCCAAGAAGACCGAAAAGAAG AGTGCGGCCCTGACGCTTCAGAGCATACACCACATCCATAGCGGTGACGGTCTTACGCTTGGCGTGTTCAGT AGTTCGCTCCGTGCTCAACGAAACCTACGCTCCCGAAGTGAAATGGCTCGTACCAAGCAAACCGCTCGTAAATCGACTGGAGGTAAGGCTCCTCGCAAGCAGCTGGCCACCAAGGCTGCTCGTAAAAGTGCCCCGGCCACCGGAGGAGTGAAGAAGCCGCATCGTTACCGTCCGGGAACGGTGGCCCTCCGAGAAATCCGTCGCTACCAGAAGTCGACCGAGCTGCTCATCCGCAAGCTGCCCTTCCAGCGCTTGGTGCGTGAGATCGCCCAGGACTTCAAGACTGATCTCCGCTTCCAGAGCTCAGCCGTCATGGCGCTGCAGGAAGCCAGCGAGGCGTATCTGGTTGGTCTGTTCGAAGACACGAATCTGTGCGCCATCCACGCCAAGCGCGTCACCATCATGCCCAAGGACATCCAGCTGGCCCGTCGCATCCGCGGAGAGCGTGCCTAA
- the LOC133391217 gene encoding histone H2B translates to MAPKTSGKAAKKSGKAQKNISKSDKKKKRKTRKESYAIYIYKVLKQVHPDTGISSKAMSIMNSFVNDIFERIAAEASRLAHYNKRSTITSREIQTAVRLLLPGELAKHAVSEGTKAVTKYTSSK, encoded by the coding sequence ATGGCACCCAAAACCAGTGGAAAAGCTGCGAAGAAGTCTGGCAAGGCccagaaaaatatttccaagtccgacaagaaaaagaagcgcaAGACCCGCAAGGAAAGCTACGCTATTTACATCTACAAAGTGTTGAAGCAAGTCCACCCGGATACTGGCATCTCTTCGAAGGCCATGAGCATCATGAACAGTTTCGTCAACGATATCTTCGAACGCATTGCTGCTGAGGCATCCCGCTTGGCGCACTACAACAAGCGTTCGACGATCACGTCCCGCGAAATCCAAACCGCTGttcgtctgctgctgcctggTGAGCTTGCCAAGCACGCCGTCTCCGAAGGAACGAAGGCTGTCACAAAGTACACCAGCTCGAAGTAA
- the LOC133391220 gene encoding histone H2A, with amino-acid sequence MSGRGKGGKVKGKAKSRSNRAGLQFPVGRIHRLLRKGNYAERVGAGAPVYLAAVMEYLAAEVLELAGNAARDNKKTRIIPRHLQLAIRNDEELNKLLSGVTIAQGGVLPNIQAVLLPKKTEKKA; translated from the coding sequence ATGTCTGGCCgtggaaagggaggaaaggTAAAGGGAAAGGCAAAGTCCCGTTCCAACCGTGCCGGTCTTCAGTTCCCCGTTGGCCGTATTCATCGTCTCCTGCGCAAGGGTAACTATGCCGAGCGCGTCGGTGCCGGAGCACCCGTGTATCTGGCAGCCGTCATGGAATACTTGGCCGCTGAAGTGCTTGAGTTGGCCGGAAACGCTGCTCGTGACAACAAGAAGACGCGCATCATCCCGCGTCATCTGCAGCTGGCCATCCGCAACGACGAGGAGTTGAACAAGCTGCTGTCCGGAGTAACCATCGCTCAGGGTGGTGTGCTGCCCAACATTCAGGCCGTGCTGCTGCCCAAGAAGACCGAAAAGAAGGCTTAA
- the LOC133391221 gene encoding histone H4, whose protein sequence is MTGRGKGGKGLGKGGAKRHRKVLRDNIQGITKPAIRRLARRGGVKRISGLIYEETRGVLKVFLENVIRDAVTYTEHAKRKTVTAMDVVYALKRQGRTLYGFGG, encoded by the coding sequence ATGACTGGAAgaggaaagggaggaaaaggtCTGGGTAAAGGAGGAGCCAAGCGTCACCGAAAAGTGCTGCGGGATAACATCCAGGGCATTACCAAGCCCGCCATCCGCCGTTTGGCTCGGCGCGGAGGAGTGAAACGTATCTCCGGTCTCATCTACGAGGAAACCCGTGGCGTCCTGAAAGTATTTCTGGAGAATGTGATTCGTGATGCGGTCACTTACACTGAACACGCCAAGCGTAAGACCGTCACCGCTATGGATGTGGTGTATGCTCTGAAGCGTCAGGGCCGCACTCTGTACGGTTTTGGAGGTTAA